Within Salvia splendens isolate huo1 unplaced genomic scaffold, SspV2 ctg854, whole genome shotgun sequence, the genomic segment TTTTTGTGCAAGCCTATTCTCTGGaagattagagcatccacaaccgtgctcttgccagcggcacggttgtgggcccgaccccactttttctgcctgctctctggcaagagcacaacacccacaactgtgctcttccgcaaggacgagcacaattaatttaaaatttaattacacaaaaaacatttccataatactaaaattcattaaaaaaccacaataaatattacaaattacaaataaaataaaaaagacataattaaaatcctaaaaattaaaaattacataattaaaatcctaaaaattaaaattacataattaaaatactaaaaattaaagattacataattaaaatcctaaaaattaaaaattacacaattattggctaatattacccgaggaagactacgcatccggcggtgggaattgtgtagtttgatgtgaatttttgggagtgaaattgggggtatttatagattgaagatgagaatggagatgagagaatgatgatgagaattgtgtagtttgatgtgaatttttgggagtgaaattgagggtatttatagatgaaagtgtgtatttttggggtaaaaaaattttaaaataaaaataaaaagtgggaAAAACAGTTtgaaacggatataatttttttaggaagtgaattttttttatcggtttttttaattaaaaaccgatttttttaaaaaaaaaattaaacacaacggctatgccgttgacgaattaGGGCGTGCCACGTCAgctgcatcgagcagcgccttGCCAGCGGCGGCGGGTGGCGTCCGTGCCAATGGCGCGGACCgccgtggcgacggacgccaccgttgtggatgctcttaaggccAATAATGTCTACACAAGGGATATCTCATTCTTCTAGTGGTGTATCAAACATGTGCTgaattttaaaaagttataaATCGAGAAATACATTACTtgataatttgatttattttctgattttatttcttcTCTTGGACTTTCCAACTTGGGCTATCAAACATATCCTTAAATAAAAAGAGAGTACAGTAAGTTGAAAGAAATACGAAAGATTATAAAAGATAAATTATGTTACTTTTTTACCATGAAAGGAAATATCTTGCTTAAAATGTGCACTTTTTTACCCACAGTAAGATGGAAGCAGTATTTGAGACATCGGATGCTAGAGGCAACAAACAAAAGTCCATTTGTATAAATTTTACAGTATATAATTATAATCCtgcttttattatttaattatttcttgaATACTACATGTAGCTTATCTACTGGAAATGTATGATTCAAATGCTGAAAAATATTGAAAACTTTTAGAATGAATTTAAAAAGTTGGCACTTGGCTACCTAGGTGAATAATGTAAATTAATATCAATAGATAAAGCTTCTTCATGAATTGGAAGACCAACATgtcaaacaaaaattaaaaaccagTAGAAGATTAAAAGAAATCAAAGAGCAAAACTGTATCATCAACCAAAATGATCATCAATATCTAAAAACATTGTCTAATCAAAGAACAAAATTCTTGAAAGATATGTTCCATGCCAAAATTCAGAATTTGCCCACAAATTGGCACAAATTGTGCTCTCTGCAATTCAAAGCCTAGGCCACAAGAGTGCTTGCGGTGGTTGATTCGCTGCAAAACAAGAAAGTTTATGAAAAAGTTGCGAACTATTTATGGCATATATAAGAAACATGGATTTAGCAACAAGAACAATATGCAGTGAAAAAGCTAATTTAAAACATCAAACGATTGGAGGATGTGGAATATTAGGTGTCTACTTGGAAATTTATAAGTTTGCCAATGGTCTTGGCCCAAAACACATTCTGGCAATGCAATCAACATCAAAACCAATCCAAACAAATCCTTCAAAGGATATCTAATAACTTGTCTCCATTCAACAACCTAGAAACTTGTCAAAACAGACCTTTCCACTTGATCACTCACAAAAAGTATTTCCAATTCATTTTTATAGTTTGAATACAAAGCTTCAACAAactaaaggacttcatagcaaattcagaaaattaattttcaacAAGCTATTTTAAAAGTTCTGAACTTCTCTCAAACAAGTAATTAGTAAGGCATTTAACTAGCACATCATCACGAAAAGTTAATGCTAAAACCAAAGAGAGTGTATAAAACATAGATTGGGCGAAACTACTAAAATTATGTAGGGTACTAGGAATATACTTCAAGCAGCCCTCCAATAACGTTTCAAGAAATTCTAGCTACTCTTATTTAGTAGGGTACCAAAATTACTATGAATATAGAATGAAGCCAGATTCTAACCAATTTTTAGAGGTTCAAAAATAGAATTTAAACCACAATCTACATGAAAATTTGATTAATAGTTCCAGCAACTTTCAAGCATCTTGAGCAGATAAACACAGAAAGTATTAAACAAAATGCACATCAAAATAGGACCAAGAGAATTACTATTTCCAGACAGGCGGAAGCTTCTTTGTCTTCTTGTAGTAACGGGCAAGGCGGTGAATCCTGCTCTCAACCAAAATCAACCTAAACTTAGAGTCCTTGTCCTTCCTGTTCCTCTCCAGATGCTTCCTGATAGCCACTGCTTTCTTGATCAAGTGGTACAAATCCTCAGGAATTTCGGGTGCAAGCCCTGTTTAACATTTAACAAACATTGTTTAATCACTTAAACCAAATTCACAGTTACATACAAAATGgataattacaaataataaatGCATCCCTCTGTTTAACAATCATCAAGGCTGTCAAATCATAAAAAAGACTCCTTTTTATAAGCAGAAAACATCAAAATTGGATATTAAGTCTCAAAACCTAATAATATAGGCGCTTGCTCAGTTCACACATTAACTAGCAGAAACCATTCCACAATCCAGAAAactgaaattataaaaaaaacggAAAATTTGAGAAAAGTAAACAGAATAATACCATGACCCTTGAGAATGCGGAGAATCTTGCTTCCGGTGACGCTCTTCACCTGAGCAATGCCGTGGGAGTCACGGAGAATCACGCCGATCTGCGACGGGGTCAGACCCTTCTTCGCAAACTTGCAGATATTCTCCTCAACCTTCAGAAAACAACAAAGAAAATTATATAAACATCGGACTATCGTGATTATGAAGTATTTAACGATTAAAGAGAAATCAAAAAATTACATCTTCAGAGGTGATTTTGAGCCAGGAGGGAGGAGTCCTCTTGTAGGGAAGGGCTGAAGCGGAAATACCCTTTCTGCAACACAAGGCGAGGAATTCAAATTGATACTCAATCGATAATAACAAATAAGCGCGAAACCGAAACACAGATTGATGGTAGCGAAATTGAAGAGATGAATCAGTACCCTCGGCTGTGCATGCGACCCATGGCAACGGCAACGGCGGCGGCGCAGCTCTTTCTGCTTCTGAAATCCGAGTGTTAGAGTCAGCCACCGACGCTAGCTCGAAGAACTGAATAAGTAATCgatcaaattagggttttgtaaTGTTTGTGGGTTTCAATTGGCCCATTTTATCCGGGAATTCATGGGCTGGCCCAGTTAAGTTTAGAGATCAAGTACAAAAAATACTATTATTACTTCTATTAACTAATTTCGAAATAATAGACTTCAAGTACAAAAAATACGAGGATAATGTTGGTGCTATTTTCTGCATTATCACCTATTGTATAGTTAGATATATGTATCACATGTTATTCTAATACTATTAAAATCATTCATAATGGCCATTATATTTGTGACTAGATATCATATTTATTTAAGAGATTTTTGTAAAAGGTAGTACTTTAAATTTGTTAACCTTTTGAAATTTTAGATTAAATTTGCTGAATTCTTAGATACGTGATCGAAACATGCAAATTTTTCATAACAAtgaatttctcattttttttcctctttctttttttattattttccttaCAACATTTATA encodes:
- the LOC121791614 gene encoding 40S ribosomal protein S13-like, whose protein sequence is MGRMHSRGKGISASALPYKRTPPSWLKITSEDVEENICKFAKKGLTPSQIGVILRDSHGIAQVKSVTGSKILRILKGHGLAPEIPEDLYHLIKKAVAIRKHLERNRKDKDSKFRLILVESRIHRLARYYKKTKKLPPVWKYESTTASTLVA